The proteins below are encoded in one region of Halocatena salina:
- a CDS encoding ferredoxin: protein MKIEYDRDTCIGMFQCVAEWDGFEKDETAGKAVLVDGEEEQPDTFVQTVPADAELDAKFAARVCPVDAITVYDDDGEQLVP from the coding sequence ATGAAGATCGAATACGATCGAGACACCTGCATCGGAATGTTTCAGTGTGTCGCGGAGTGGGACGGATTCGAGAAGGACGAAACGGCGGGGAAGGCCGTTCTCGTGGATGGCGAAGAGGAGCAACCTGACACGTTCGTCCAGACAGTGCCCGCAGACGCCGAACTCGACGCGAAGTTCGCTGCCCGCGTTTGCCCTGTCGACGCCATCACCGTGTACGACGACGACGGCGAACAGCTCGTTCCCTGA
- a CDS encoding DEAD/DEAH box helicase, with translation MMESNAGGVDAFTALDAPVRSVLSKRGFTTPTEPQRRALPVLATGSNALIVAPTGTGKTETAMLPVFDALVGTDRHGISALYVTPLRALNRDMQDRLEWWGGQLDLEIDVRHGDTTQYQRTKQADDPPDVLVTTPETLQAMLTGSKLRRALSDIEHVVVDEVHELAGSKRGAQLTLALERLRALAGSFQRIGLSATVGDPDTVGRFLTGNRACETVTINAGSALDVRVRTPEITAEDEQLAGQLLTEADIASHVRVMREIIDEHESTLLFVNTRQTAEALGSRFKAVGASVGVHHGSLSKTARIDVEDRFKDGELDALLCTSSMELGIDVGHIDHVIQYSSPRQVSRLLQRVGRAGHRRNDRSTGTIITTRPDDTFEALAIADRATDGAVEPTTVHEGSLDTVANQIVGLLMGHGEIGARRAYEITTRAFPFRDLTADTFREIIRELSSNRLLWLDEDADRLEKSGGTWKYFYDNLSMIPDETTYGVEDVASGHQIGTLDERFVVNFAEPGEVFIQRGEMWRIVEIDEEEGSVTVSPIEDPGGEVPSWTGQEIPVPYAVAQDVGSLRASARQTFDAGNSRETVARWLCERYPTDEHTASEALAQIERHTEAMPDADRIVVESHGREVVLNAPFGHKINDTLGRVISALIGQRTGSSVGLETDPYRIELEVPRGISQGDIVDVLETTTPEHVAGVIELGLKRSDVLKFTLAQVAAKFGALKRWRGSSSFGRSRMLDALADTPVYEEALREVQYEELAVSETIDLLRRVQDGDVAISTVSGRTPIGTGGRSSGRELLTPENADASVVQTVKERIQDDRMLLVCLHCLDWKRTQQVKRVPDQPQCPNCDSTQIAALNPWADEVVDAVNATEKDDEQEKMTERAYRAANLVQSHGKQAVIALAARGVGPHNAARIIAKLRENEADFYRDILSQEQQYARTKAFWD, from the coding sequence CTGATGGAGAGCAACGCTGGTGGTGTCGATGCGTTCACGGCGCTGGACGCACCCGTCCGGTCGGTGCTTTCCAAGCGAGGATTCACGACTCCCACGGAGCCACAGCGCCGGGCGCTTCCGGTGTTGGCCACCGGATCGAACGCGCTCATCGTTGCCCCCACTGGGACCGGAAAAACCGAAACCGCGATGCTCCCGGTGTTCGATGCCTTGGTCGGCACCGACAGACACGGAATATCGGCGCTGTACGTCACGCCACTGCGCGCTCTGAACCGGGATATGCAAGACCGGTTGGAGTGGTGGGGTGGGCAGTTGGATCTCGAGATCGACGTTCGCCACGGCGATACGACCCAGTACCAGCGCACCAAACAGGCCGACGACCCTCCCGACGTACTCGTAACGACGCCGGAAACGCTCCAAGCGATGCTCACCGGCTCGAAGCTCAGACGGGCACTGTCGGACATTGAGCACGTCGTCGTCGATGAAGTCCACGAGCTTGCTGGATCGAAACGCGGCGCACAACTCACGCTCGCACTCGAACGGCTTCGAGCGTTGGCTGGATCGTTCCAGCGCATCGGCTTGTCCGCGACCGTCGGTGATCCGGACACTGTCGGACGCTTTCTCACCGGCAATCGAGCGTGTGAGACCGTAACGATCAACGCGGGGAGTGCGCTCGACGTTCGCGTCCGTACGCCCGAAATCACGGCTGAAGACGAACAGTTGGCCGGACAACTGCTCACCGAGGCGGACATCGCCAGCCACGTCCGCGTGATGCGTGAGATCATCGACGAACACGAATCGACGCTGCTGTTCGTTAATACAAGACAGACAGCAGAAGCACTCGGTTCCCGGTTCAAAGCGGTCGGTGCGAGCGTCGGCGTTCACCACGGCTCGCTCTCGAAAACGGCCCGAATCGACGTCGAAGACCGGTTCAAAGACGGCGAACTCGACGCGCTGTTGTGCACCTCGTCGATGGAGTTGGGCATCGATGTCGGGCACATTGATCACGTCATCCAGTACTCTAGCCCCCGTCAGGTTTCCCGGCTCCTCCAGCGCGTCGGGCGAGCCGGCCACCGACGGAACGATCGATCGACAGGAACGATCATCACGACGCGGCCCGACGACACCTTCGAAGCGCTCGCCATCGCCGACCGAGCGACCGACGGCGCGGTCGAACCGACGACCGTTCACGAAGGCAGCCTCGACACCGTTGCAAACCAGATCGTCGGGCTGTTGATGGGCCACGGCGAGATCGGTGCTCGTCGCGCCTACGAGATCACGACGCGCGCGTTCCCGTTTCGGGATCTCACAGCGGATACGTTCCGTGAAATCATCCGGGAGCTGTCATCGAACCGGCTACTCTGGCTCGATGAGGATGCGGATCGTCTCGAAAAGTCCGGTGGAACGTGGAAATATTTCTACGATAATCTGTCGATGATACCGGACGAGACGACGTACGGCGTTGAGGACGTTGCGAGCGGACACCAGATCGGGACGTTGGACGAGCGGTTTGTCGTGAACTTCGCCGAGCCGGGAGAGGTGTTCATCCAACGCGGTGAGATGTGGCGAATCGTGGAGATCGACGAGGAAGAGGGATCGGTTACGGTCTCTCCGATCGAGGATCCGGGTGGGGAAGTGCCGTCGTGGACCGGCCAAGAGATCCCGGTGCCGTACGCGGTGGCACAGGACGTCGGGTCGCTGCGAGCGAGTGCCCGGCAGACGTTCGATGCGGGGAACTCCCGCGAAACAGTTGCTCGGTGGCTGTGTGAGCGGTATCCGACTGACGAGCATACGGCGAGCGAGGCGCTCGCTCAGATCGAGCGCCACACCGAGGCGATGCCCGACGCGGACCGGATCGTGGTCGAGTCTCATGGACGAGAAGTCGTCCTCAACGCGCCGTTCGGACACAAGATCAACGACACGCTCGGGCGGGTCATCTCCGCGCTCATCGGGCAACGAACGGGATCGTCAGTCGGGTTGGAAACTGATCCCTACCGGATCGAATTGGAAGTGCCTCGTGGGATCTCTCAGGGTGACATCGTGGACGTGCTGGAAACCACGACCCCCGAACACGTGGCGGGCGTCATCGAGTTGGGGCTGAAACGCTCGGACGTGCTGAAGTTCACGCTCGCGCAGGTCGCCGCCAAATTCGGCGCGCTCAAACGCTGGCGCGGTTCGTCGTCGTTCGGGCGGTCACGGATGCTCGATGCGCTCGCCGATACGCCGGTGTACGAGGAAGCGCTTCGAGAGGTCCAATACGAGGAGCTTGCGGTTTCGGAGACGATCGACCTTCTTCGTCGAGTACAGGACGGCGACGTGGCGATCTCGACGGTGTCGGGACGAACGCCGATCGGCACCGGCGGGCGCTCCTCGGGTCGGGAGCTGCTCACGCCGGAGAACGCAGACGCGAGCGTCGTCCAGACCGTCAAAGAGCGCATTCAGGACGACCGGATGCTGTTGGTTTGCCTGCACTGTCTCGACTGGAAGCGCACCCAACAGGTAAAGCGCGTTCCCGACCAGCCACAGTGTCCGAACTGCGATTCGACCCAGATCGCTGCACTCAACCCGTGGGCCGATGAGGTGGTCGACGCGGTCAACGCTACCGAGAAAGACGATGAGCAGGAGAAAATGACAGAACGTGCCTACCGAGCGGCGAATCTCGTCCAAAGCCACGGCAAACAGGCCGTGATCGCGCTCGCCGCCCGCGGCGTCGGTCCCCACAACGCCGCGCGGATCATTGCGAAACTCAGAGAGAACGAAGCGGACTTCTACCGGGACATCCTCTCACAGGAACAGCAGTACGCCCGGACGAAAGCGTTCTGGGACTGA
- a CDS encoding bacteriorhodopsin, which yields MAVLLQAEAIDSGRIWLLLGTIALVLATGYFLKTGWGETDPTKRKLSVLTVAVAAIGGLTYLLLTLGYGTMTVRYGSELHTVYWLHFVDWLLTTPLILLALVLLAAGTRRTAAALVGFDASMMVLGLATVLTNRGMGGLDAETFRLALLGASVLAYLSVFVLLVRPLSRAAAERSTEVAMLFSMVRNLVIVLFGLYPVVWLLGHVLDVLPTTGLLLAYLLLDLLVKVGIGIALLQADGPIDEPTNTKPRTLGG from the coding sequence ATGGCAGTGTTGCTACAGGCTGAGGCCATCGATAGCGGTCGGATCTGGTTACTCCTTGGAACGATCGCATTGGTGCTCGCAACCGGCTACTTCCTCAAGACCGGATGGGGGGAAACGGACCCGACGAAACGCAAACTGTCGGTACTCACCGTCGCGGTCGCCGCTATCGGTGGTCTCACGTACCTACTGTTGACGCTCGGTTACGGCACGATGACAGTACGGTACGGCAGCGAACTACACACAGTGTATTGGCTCCATTTCGTGGACTGGCTCCTCACTACACCACTGATACTACTCGCGCTCGTACTACTCGCGGCCGGGACGCGCCGGACAGCAGCCGCACTCGTCGGCTTCGACGCGTCGATGATGGTGCTCGGTCTCGCAACGGTGCTCACCAACCGGGGAATGGGGGGACTAGACGCGGAAACGTTTCGGCTCGCGCTGTTAGGAGCGAGTGTTCTCGCTTATCTCAGCGTCTTCGTACTGTTGGTCCGTCCGCTCTCGCGTGCTGCTGCCGAACGGTCGACGGAAGTAGCAATGCTGTTCAGCATGGTCCGGAACCTCGTTATCGTACTCTTCGGACTGTATCCAGTCGTGTGGCTGCTCGGTCACGTTCTCGATGTCCTCCCGACGACCGGTTTGTTGCTCGCGTATCTCCTCCTCGATCTCCTCGTAAAAGTCGGGATCGGAATCGCTCTCCTCCAAGCGGACGGTCCGATCGACGAACCGACGAACACGAAACCCCGGACGCTCGGGGGATGA
- a CDS encoding acyltransferase: MGIHETAELENITLAHGSSSPAVEIREYVTVHDSSIGSDSRIYERVSIKKSDIGESVDINANTYVENAQVGDRVQIGPNASVVGVTHDLTEEDMEHRNDVFEEIVIEPGAFVGASAVVLPDIHIGENAVIGANVTVTEDVPAGTVVRGTRE; encoded by the coding sequence ATGGGCATTCACGAAACGGCCGAACTCGAAAACATCACACTCGCCCACGGATCTTCGTCTCCCGCTGTCGAGATCCGCGAGTACGTTACCGTTCACGATTCGTCCATCGGCTCGGATTCACGCATCTACGAGCGCGTTTCGATCAAGAAGTCCGATATCGGTGAGTCCGTGGACATCAACGCCAACACGTACGTCGAGAACGCTCAAGTCGGCGATCGCGTTCAGATCGGTCCCAACGCCTCGGTCGTCGGCGTCACCCACGATCTCACAGAGGAGGACATGGAACACCGTAACGACGTGTTCGAGGAGATCGTAATCGAACCCGGCGCGTTCGTCGGTGCCAGCGCAGTCGTGTTGCCTGATATACATATCGGAGAGAACGCCGTGATTGGCGCGAACGTCACTGTCACCGAGGACGTACCGGCCGGAACGGTCGTACGCGGTACTCGGGAGTAG
- a CDS encoding 3-hydroxyacyl-CoA dehydrogenase/enoyl-CoA hydratase family protein, giving the protein MDVDDIETVAVLGAGNMGHGIAEVAALSGYTVALRDIKEEFVQNGYEQIEWSLGKLAENDRISEEESDAALDRITPLVDVEEAVADADVVIEAVPEQMEIKQDVYGEVEEYAPEEAIFATNTSSLSITDLSEVTERPEQFCGMHFFNPPVRMQLVEVISGEHTDTETLSVVEELAESFDKTPVRVRKDTPGFIVNRILVPLMNEACWMVSEDVATKAEIDSTVKFDIGLPMGAFELGDQVGNDVTYHVLEYMHDVLGDAYEPAPLLETVVEEERYGKKSGVGFYEYEDGDGAQIPTDAGREAIEHRLLAVMANEVGNLVGDDVAPAEDIDEAVMLGAGYPEGPAKLADDAGLDTLVDTLDELHEETGADRYGVSDGLRTHADEGGFYDQEEDDDAVSYEMIRVEYPGEMVGHVVLDRPHRMNTVNIELLEELEQAVETFEADDDVRAILITGEGDKAFSAGADVQSMAASAEPLQAIELSRTGQQAFGKLQSSSLPVVAGIDGYCLGGGMEMSMCADMRVASERSEFGQPELDLGLLPGWGGTQRLQHIVGEGRAKEIILTAEQYEAETMEGYGFVNEVVPNEDLEDRAFELAADLAAGPPVATRFTKKAMLRGWEDTDAGLEIEAQAFGHLIGTDDLMEGITAFMGDGEPEFEGK; this is encoded by the coding sequence ATGGACGTAGATGATATCGAGACGGTCGCAGTGCTCGGTGCCGGGAACATGGGCCACGGTATCGCCGAAGTCGCCGCACTTTCGGGGTATACGGTAGCGCTTCGGGATATCAAAGAGGAGTTCGTCCAGAACGGCTACGAGCAGATCGAATGGAGTCTGGGTAAACTCGCCGAAAACGACCGAATCAGCGAGGAGGAATCGGACGCCGCGCTCGACCGGATCACGCCGTTGGTCGACGTCGAGGAAGCCGTCGCCGACGCGGACGTCGTCATCGAGGCGGTGCCCGAGCAGATGGAGATCAAACAGGACGTGTACGGGGAAGTCGAGGAGTACGCCCCCGAAGAAGCGATCTTTGCGACCAACACTTCCTCGCTTTCGATCACTGATCTCTCGGAGGTAACCGAGCGTCCCGAGCAGTTCTGTGGGATGCACTTTTTCAACCCGCCGGTACGGATGCAACTCGTAGAAGTCATCTCCGGCGAGCACACCGACACCGAGACGCTGTCGGTCGTCGAGGAACTCGCAGAATCGTTCGACAAAACGCCCGTCCGCGTGCGAAAGGACACGCCCGGGTTCATCGTCAACCGCATTCTCGTACCGTTGATGAACGAGGCGTGTTGGATGGTGTCCGAAGACGTCGCAACCAAAGCCGAAATCGACAGCACGGTGAAATTCGACATCGGGCTGCCGATGGGTGCGTTCGAACTCGGCGATCAGGTCGGCAACGACGTAACCTACCACGTCCTCGAATACATGCACGACGTGCTCGGGGACGCCTACGAACCAGCCCCGCTGCTGGAGACGGTCGTCGAGGAGGAGCGTTACGGCAAAAAGAGCGGCGTTGGATTTTATGAGTACGAAGACGGTGATGGGGCCCAGATCCCGACCGACGCCGGACGCGAGGCGATCGAACACCGCTTGCTCGCCGTGATGGCCAACGAAGTCGGCAACCTCGTCGGCGACGACGTGGCTCCCGCCGAGGACATCGACGAGGCCGTGATGCTCGGTGCCGGCTACCCCGAAGGTCCCGCGAAGCTCGCCGACGACGCCGGACTCGACACGCTCGTTGACACGCTCGACGAGTTGCACGAGGAAACTGGCGCCGACCGGTACGGTGTCTCCGATGGCCTGCGAACCCACGCCGATGAGGGCGGCTTTTACGATCAAGAGGAGGACGACGACGCCGTGAGCTACGAGATGATCCGCGTCGAGTATCCCGGCGAGATGGTCGGTCACGTCGTGCTCGACCGCCCACACCGGATGAACACCGTCAACATCGAGCTGTTGGAGGAGCTCGAGCAGGCGGTCGAAACGTTCGAAGCCGACGACGACGTGCGCGCGATCCTCATCACTGGCGAGGGCGACAAGGCCTTTTCCGCCGGTGCGGACGTCCAGTCGATGGCTGCGAGCGCCGAACCGCTCCAAGCGATCGAGCTTTCACGCACGGGCCAACAGGCGTTCGGAAAACTCCAATCCAGCTCGCTGCCGGTCGTCGCCGGCATCGACGGCTACTGTCTCGGTGGTGGGATGGAGATGTCGATGTGCGCCGACATGCGTGTCGCCTCCGAGCGGTCCGAATTCGGTCAGCCCGAACTCGATCTCGGGCTGTTGCCGGGGTGGGGTGGCACTCAGCGCCTCCAGCACATCGTCGGTGAGGGCCGAGCCAAAGAGATCATCCTCACTGCCGAGCAGTACGAAGCCGAAACGATGGAAGGGTACGGCTTCGTGAACGAGGTCGTCCCGAACGAGGACCTCGAAGACCGGGCGTTCGAACTCGCCGCCGATCTCGCCGCTGGCCCACCAGTTGCGACACGGTTCACCAAAAAGGCGATGCTGCGTGGCTGGGAGGACACCGACGCCGGTCTCGAGATCGAAGCCCAAGCGTTCGGTCATCTCATCGGCACTGACGATCTCATGGAGGGCATCACGGCGTTCATGGGCGACGGTGAACCCGAGTTCGAAGGCAAGTAA
- a CDS encoding aminotransferase class III-fold pyridoxal phosphate-dependent enzyme → MNRETATPTVRSMPGERAREWAQRHHVHAAPSTYVYDFVWDPEAEAVGPFCTDIDGNVLMDFTSHVGAAPLGYNNPEIVERLREFDLVDPLTIAGQDFYISGENVGRGLPGPTELMEHLTEHTSHYGLDTVFLSNSGAEAVENAIKISYDHTRGEYGITFEGAFHGRTLGALSLNRSKAVHRRHYPEISGIHDLPFCTDTDVDGESGCNCGFFTEDGSKLRALLDPEQGHVPAEEVAYLIVEPVQGEGGYRIPGEAFMSEIAAVCAEHDLLLVADEIQAGIGRTGEMWGSDHFPIEPDVIASAKALRVGATISRSEVFPDEQARISSTWGAGDILSAAQGVFTLEAIEERNLLTNATERGRQAKERLRDADIDGVVDVRGIGLMLAVEFETKQRREKVIEEALKRGLLTLGCGHKTLRLLPPLDVTEREIDLACDLLVDAASGST, encoded by the coding sequence ATGAACCGAGAGACGGCGACCCCGACGGTTCGATCGATGCCGGGAGAACGCGCACGCGAGTGGGCACAGCGCCACCACGTCCACGCGGCACCGAGCACGTACGTGTACGATTTCGTGTGGGATCCCGAGGCGGAGGCAGTCGGTCCGTTTTGCACCGACATCGACGGCAACGTACTCATGGATTTCACGAGTCACGTCGGTGCGGCACCGCTGGGATACAACAATCCCGAGATCGTCGAGCGGCTACGAGAGTTCGATCTTGTTGATCCATTAACAATTGCTGGACAGGACTTCTACATCAGTGGTGAGAACGTCGGCAGGGGGCTTCCCGGCCCAACCGAGCTGATGGAGCATCTGACAGAACACACTTCCCACTACGGGCTGGATACGGTGTTTCTCTCGAATTCGGGGGCAGAGGCGGTAGAGAATGCGATCAAGATCTCGTACGACCACACGCGGGGTGAGTATGGAATCACGTTCGAAGGGGCATTCCACGGCCGAACGCTCGGGGCGCTGTCGCTCAACCGCTCGAAGGCCGTCCACCGACGACACTATCCGGAGATTTCGGGGATTCACGACCTGCCGTTCTGTACGGATACCGATGTCGACGGCGAAAGTGGGTGTAACTGTGGCTTTTTCACCGAGGACGGGTCGAAGCTCCGGGCGCTCCTTGATCCCGAGCAGGGACATGTCCCTGCCGAGGAGGTGGCCTACCTCATCGTGGAACCCGTTCAGGGCGAGGGAGGGTATCGAATCCCGGGCGAGGCGTTCATGTCGGAGATCGCAGCGGTTTGTGCGGAGCACGATCTCCTACTGGTTGCCGACGAGATTCAGGCCGGGATCGGTCGTACCGGCGAGATGTGGGGTTCGGATCACTTCCCCATCGAACCGGACGTCATTGCAAGCGCGAAGGCGCTCCGGGTCGGGGCGACGATCTCCCGATCGGAGGTGTTCCCCGACGAGCAAGCCCGTATCTCCTCAACGTGGGGTGCGGGCGACATCCTCTCGGCTGCGCAGGGCGTGTTTACGCTCGAAGCGATCGAGGAGCGAAATCTGCTCACGAACGCGACAGAACGCGGAAGACAAGCGAAAGAACGACTTAGAGACGCCGACATCGACGGTGTCGTGGACGTTCGCGGAATCGGGCTGATGCTCGCCGTGGAGTTCGAGACGAAACAACGTCGCGAGAAGGTCATCGAGGAAGCACTCAAACGCGGACTACTCACCCTTGGTTGTGGTCACAAAACGCTCCGATTGCTCCCCCCACTCGACGTCACCGAACGGGAGATCGATCTCGCGTGTGATCTCCTCGTCGACGCCGCGAGCGGGAGTACATAA
- a CDS encoding MgtC/SapB family protein: MAPNIAIPDPELVRLVLAGALGLFLGLEREWSHRSAGIRTFSLISLLGAVFTVLDRSWLLVLGGVLIVVQGSVLAVQGLLSTEDGFSLTTAVSMLVAYGVGVLVGSGMLLAGVTVAILSSLVLVLKRELHDFAWGLTKAELRSAVEFGVLAFVIYPVLPAGEMTVDLAGLAIQVEPRVVWLLVVSVAAIGIANYAIVRSYGGRGIVVTGFFGGLVSSTAVVGAMIDHVRQHRHAVSYAVAAILLANAAMALRNLAIVMVFADDRSPVFGLVIPLGIVILGSIAVAGLTADWTQRIDLDLDSPFSLRNALGFGALFAVVLVGSAIAKALFGDAGFLIAALLGSLVSSAGATTSAVVLYNGTVIGANTAILAVLGATLVSILVKAALALVGPTRTFGYRVAAWSAALAVLGVGIGLLFVR; the protein is encoded by the coding sequence ATGGCACCCAATATAGCGATCCCGGATCCGGAACTCGTCCGACTGGTGTTAGCGGGTGCACTCGGGCTGTTTCTCGGACTCGAACGGGAATGGTCCCATCGATCGGCAGGTATCCGGACGTTTTCGCTCATTTCCCTGTTAGGCGCGGTGTTTACGGTGCTCGATCGATCGTGGTTGCTAGTGCTCGGTGGCGTCTTGATCGTCGTGCAGGGCAGCGTGCTCGCCGTACAAGGGTTACTCAGTACGGAAGATGGGTTCTCGCTCACGACGGCGGTATCGATGTTGGTGGCCTACGGCGTCGGTGTGCTCGTCGGTTCGGGGATGTTGTTGGCGGGCGTGACTGTTGCGATCCTATCGTCGCTGGTACTCGTGTTAAAACGGGAGCTGCACGATTTCGCGTGGGGACTCACCAAAGCGGAGCTGCGCTCGGCGGTGGAGTTCGGCGTGTTGGCGTTCGTCATCTATCCGGTCCTGCCAGCAGGGGAAATGACAGTGGATCTCGCCGGGTTAGCGATTCAGGTCGAACCGCGCGTGGTGTGGCTGCTCGTCGTGAGCGTCGCGGCGATCGGCATCGCTAACTACGCCATCGTCAGATCCTATGGCGGACGGGGAATCGTCGTCACCGGCTTTTTCGGCGGATTGGTCTCTTCAACCGCGGTCGTCGGGGCGATGATCGATCACGTCCGCCAACACCGACACGCCGTTTCCTACGCCGTCGCGGCGATTCTACTGGCGAACGCGGCGATGGCGCTGCGAAATCTGGCGATCGTGATGGTGTTCGCTGACGATCGGTCACCGGTGTTCGGTCTTGTGATCCCGCTGGGGATCGTTATTCTCGGTAGTATCGCTGTCGCCGGGCTCACGGCAGATTGGACCCAGCGGATCGATCTCGACCTCGACAGCCCGTTTTCACTCCGAAACGCGCTGGGATTCGGTGCGCTGTTCGCGGTGGTGTTGGTTGGCAGTGCGATCGCCAAAGCGCTGTTCGGTGATGCTGGGTTCCTGATCGCGGCCCTGCTCGGAAGTCTCGTATCGAGTGCTGGAGCCACCACATCCGCGGTCGTGCTGTACAACGGCACTGTGATCGGGGCGAACACGGCGATTCTCGCCGTATTGGGGGCCACCCTCGTGAGCATCCTCGTGAAAGCCGCGCTTGCGCTCGTCGGTCCTACTCGGACGTTCGGCTATCGGGTGGCGGCGTGGAGCGCCGCGCTCGCGGTGCTCGGCGTCGGGATCGGTCTCCTGTTCGTCAGGTAG
- a CDS encoding acyl-CoA dehydrogenase family protein: MDFELSDEQEQIREEVSRFAENEVKPVAQEYDVEEKFPFDVLEAATEMGLNGANIPVEYGGAGYSALDTAIIIEELFAADPGIALSITATTFGSDALIEYGTEDQKERFLEPIATGEAIMGAAISEPDTGSDVSSVSTQAEKDGDEWVINGNKMWITNGSVGDFFVVMCETDPEAEGRYNGFSQIVVESDRDGFTSEKITGKLGIRASDTAELIFDDVRVPEENLVGTRGMGFLQLMQFFDITRTMVAAQAIGIAKGACERALDYAQEREQFGREIGDFQAIQHKLADMHTRTEAARQLTYKSAWSVENSDEQLTTLASMAKEFASRVAVDAANEAVQIHGGSGYVNDFDVERLYRDAKITQIYEGTSEIQKNIIARELMDKGF; the protein is encoded by the coding sequence ATGGACTTCGAGTTATCCGACGAACAAGAGCAGATCAGAGAGGAGGTCAGTCGGTTCGCTGAAAACGAGGTCAAACCCGTCGCCCAAGAGTACGACGTAGAGGAGAAGTTCCCCTTCGACGTTCTCGAAGCGGCCACGGAGATGGGCCTCAACGGTGCGAACATCCCAGTGGAGTACGGTGGTGCTGGCTACAGCGCACTCGATACGGCGATCATCATCGAGGAGCTGTTCGCCGCCGATCCCGGGATCGCCCTGTCTATCACGGCTACAACCTTCGGCAGTGACGCACTCATCGAATACGGAACCGAAGACCAAAAAGAGCGGTTCCTCGAACCGATCGCCACCGGAGAGGCTATCATGGGTGCTGCAATCTCCGAACCCGACACCGGATCGGACGTCTCTTCGGTGTCGACACAGGCCGAAAAGGACGGCGACGAATGGGTGATCAACGGCAACAAGATGTGGATCACCAACGGTTCGGTGGGCGATTTCTTCGTCGTCATGTGTGAAACCGATCCGGAGGCGGAGGGGCGGTACAATGGCTTCTCCCAGATCGTCGTCGAATCCGATCGTGACGGCTTTACGAGCGAGAAGATCACCGGTAAGCTCGGGATCCGTGCGAGCGACACGGCCGAACTCATCTTCGACGACGTACGCGTTCCCGAGGAGAACCTCGTCGGAACGCGCGGGATGGGCTTTCTCCAGCTCATGCAGTTTTTCGACATCACCCGAACGATGGTCGCCGCCCAAGCCATCGGCATCGCAAAAGGAGCCTGCGAACGGGCGCTCGATTACGCACAGGAACGCGAACAGTTCGGGCGTGAGATCGGGGATTTCCAAGCGATCCAGCACAAACTCGCAGACATGCACACCCGCACTGAAGCCGCCCGCCAGCTCACGTACAAGTCCGCGTGGAGCGTCGAGAACTCCGACGAACAGCTCACGACGCTCGCCTCGATGGCCAAGGAGTTCGCCTCTCGCGTCGCCGTCGACGCTGCGAACGAAGCCGTCCAGATCCACGGTGGCTCCGGCTACGTCAATGACTTCGACGTCGAACGCCTCTACCGCGACGCCAAGATCACCCAGATCTACGAAGGAACCTCCGAGATCCAGAAGAACATCATCGCGCGTGAGCTGATGGACAAGGGCTTTTAA